One window from the genome of Thermoanaerobacterales bacterium encodes:
- a CDS encoding diguanylate cyclase, which produces MPVFVAAVLRGRVLAVLTGVVAGALIIGWSLSPDNPDVLLPDILLVLLTLSLGWAFGGITDAEAAYAARLEEMADRDDLTGLYNHRGFRVRLHDAFEKAAMGQGPLTLILGDIDYFKLYNDSYGYQKGDEALARIGKIFADTVGDRGVAARYGGEEFGVILSGQTDGDGCRLAEELRRAVESNSFFGSGTQPFGRITMSFGVATYPVHAHDLNELTSHADHALYRAKFASKNRVEVYSSVLDTLYECLSQDERDALNSIRTLVMVINAKDHYTFGHSERVADYAARLGKEVGVAEPAVRQLAYGAYLHDIGKVEIDRTVLNKQGPLSGEEWAIMRHHPVWGSELVEPIPFLHDLVPVIKYHHENYDGSGYPEGLKGEEIPIEARIVRIVDSFDAMVTERPYGIKRTPEEACREIEKGAGTLYDPELARVFVTMCPGDEDRAAT; this is translated from the coding sequence TTTTACGGGGGCGCGTCCTGGCTGTCCTGACCGGAGTGGTTGCCGGAGCCCTTATCATCGGTTGGAGCCTTTCCCCCGACAACCCCGATGTTTTGTTGCCCGATATACTGCTCGTTCTTCTCACACTTTCCCTCGGCTGGGCCTTCGGCGGGATCACCGACGCCGAAGCGGCGTACGCCGCGCGGCTTGAGGAAATGGCCGACCGGGACGACCTTACGGGGCTGTATAACCACCGCGGCTTCCGGGTACGGCTGCACGACGCCTTCGAGAAGGCCGCCATGGGTCAAGGCCCCCTGACACTGATTCTCGGCGACATTGATTACTTTAAGCTTTATAACGATTCTTACGGGTACCAGAAGGGCGACGAGGCGCTGGCCCGGATCGGGAAGATCTTCGCCGATACGGTAGGAGACCGGGGCGTTGCCGCCCGGTACGGCGGCGAGGAGTTCGGGGTCATCCTGTCGGGACAGACAGACGGGGACGGGTGCCGGCTGGCCGAGGAACTCCGGCGCGCGGTGGAGTCCAACTCCTTCTTCGGCTCGGGCACACAACCGTTCGGCAGGATCACCATGTCCTTCGGCGTCGCCACTTATCCCGTTCACGCGCACGACCTGAACGAGCTTACCAGCCATGCCGACCACGCTTTGTACCGGGCCAAGTTCGCGTCCAAAAACCGGGTCGAGGTCTACAGTTCGGTGCTCGATACGCTCTACGAATGTCTGAGCCAGGACGAACGGGACGCCCTGAACTCCATCCGCACCCTGGTGATGGTCATTAATGCGAAGGACCACTACACCTTCGGCCATTCCGAGCGCGTGGCCGATTACGCGGCGCGGCTCGGCAAAGAGGTGGGCGTGGCGGAGCCCGCGGTGCGGCAGTTGGCTTACGGAGCCTACCTGCACGACATCGGCAAGGTGGAGATCGACCGCACCGTACTTAACAAACAGGGCCCCCTGAGCGGGGAAGAGTGGGCGATTATGAGGCACCACCCCGTCTGGGGCAGCGAACTCGTTGAACCGATACCTTTCCTGCACGATCTCGTACCGGTCATCAAGTATCACCATGAGAACTACGACGGGAGCGGCTACCCCGAAGGCCTCAAAGGCGAAGAGATCCCCATCGAGGCACGCATTGTGCGCATCGTCGACTCCTTTGACGCCATGGTTACCGAGCGCCCTTACGGGATTAAGCGCACGCCCGAAGAAGCCTGCCGGGAGATCGAGAAAGGCGCCGGAACTCTCTACGACCCGGAACTGGCCCGGGTCTTTGTGACGATGTGCCCGGGCGACGAGGACCGGGCAGCAACATGA